The following are from one region of the Desulfovibrionales bacterium genome:
- a CDS encoding ABC transporter ATP-binding protein, whose translation MIQLNNISKSFPVTGKVLERFSLHVEQGAFLVLYGPSASGKSTILNLIAGLDAPDNGTLLWFGANVPPGIGYQFQNYESTLFPWLTNAANIELPLRVNGTLNVVERQQRVNQTVERLRLQIPLKSQPFKLSGGGKQKIALARALVSHPQILLLDEPFNSLDLNDREFMHQEIVRIWREFGLTIIFVTHDLDEALIVGQKLVIIGGKPAQIIGEPFPINMPYPRDAKVKMSEDYFRLRVKALELFERAKNG comes from the coding sequence ATGATCCAACTCAACAATATCTCGAAATCGTTTCCTGTTACCGGTAAAGTACTCGAACGTTTTTCATTGCATGTGGAACAAGGAGCATTCCTTGTTTTGTATGGGCCAAGCGCTTCGGGTAAGTCTACGATTCTAAATCTTATAGCGGGACTCGACGCACCAGATAATGGCACTTTACTTTGGTTTGGCGCCAATGTGCCTCCCGGCATCGGTTACCAGTTCCAAAACTATGAATCAACTTTATTCCCTTGGCTAACCAATGCAGCGAACATTGAACTCCCATTGCGAGTGAACGGGACATTGAATGTTGTAGAACGTCAACAACGCGTCAATCAAACAGTTGAGCGGCTTCGTCTGCAAATACCTCTCAAGAGTCAGCCGTTTAAACTGAGTGGAGGCGGCAAACAGAAAATCGCCCTCGCGCGTGCTCTGGTATCGCACCCTCAGATTCTTCTATTAGATGAACCTTTCAATTCCCTTGACCTTAATGACAGGGAATTCATGCATCAAGAGATTGTTCGTATTTGGCGAGAGTTTGGATTGACGATTATCTTTGTCACGCATGATCTTGATGAGGCATTAATTGTCGGCCAGAAATTAGTAATAATAGGGGGAAAACCAGCACAAATTATCGGAGAGCCTTTTCCGATTAACATGCCCTATCCACGTGATGCAAAAGTCAAGATGTCTGAAGACTATTTCCGCCTTCGCGTCAAGGCATTAGAACTATTTGAGCGTGCCAAAAATGGATAA
- a CDS encoding metallophosphoesterase, translating to MALVCRILHLSDLHYGVLNKKFKHRFRNFEFVRKCAKAVNDYCNKSEEQKVPLYIVITGDLVCKGEIKKQHTRARENLSKLYTALEKKYPVDIFLVPGNHDVNRKAVEEGQDPLAYYVTEVNNHFCRTKIERELTTKFGLKNFRKERGQKWIHTVKPRRDLNLDSDLAFITFYSPITDKKLLKNPYTGSLLDGEDCWLYDRGLIDNGQWKDVKREIKKLGNNKNLLKIAICHHNPLPLRRYYKKPRTANEYTEIDAFSNPEVNLLANGPELLTLLTEQGVNLLLHGHRHQDAIAESFPKKKLVIIGAPSAGLSDEGLMEKLGKNNTELTPPKWQGFNVLDIYKNELGFSINVNTFSFDGNEKKYILAEGKDSNETKLIPLYSEPIFPFEPLSESEGVKSAIEHLTQSKHGTTSLHYTYEAVWDDKPVSRKSDQLKITLSSKNTPLYHLLKGIKNNGEIATHFTKYLAGKNGFTQDRIEELRYQVTESIVRGFIVPALKSDIQDENNKGSITWNHLTANPEAPEKNLFYKALIEIGKKGDRNAIYALELMKLLDNKNYILRRCVYFWPISEDRRKGGVTLDNLRQFTAKKFLWLLNTLLAYRGLENAHIAWLPLAFEGCDGQTILCMEPPDMRQKTTPSVLLGFGEDLDAKREDRISVYKVTAVPGNNAVGNKLGENLRGMLTHIVHPLARRLMEAFPLMREGKICCRNVQNLILVFGLTDDLKGALKTFKREIETYDSRFKSNEEDEEGTLAFNSEGRNNWAIRLKELYEWKYWNIEKTTNDSVLQKGRPPWNEHDYKWLKERLENSGY from the coding sequence ATGGCTCTCGTATGTCGCATACTGCATTTGTCGGATTTGCACTACGGAGTTCTAAACAAGAAATTCAAACATAGATTCCGAAATTTTGAATTTGTCCGCAAATGTGCCAAAGCCGTAAATGATTATTGCAATAAATCAGAAGAACAAAAAGTCCCGCTTTATATAGTAATCACAGGGGATCTTGTTTGCAAAGGCGAAATAAAAAAACAACACACAAGAGCACGCGAGAACTTATCAAAACTTTATACGGCATTGGAGAAAAAATATCCGGTCGATATATTTCTTGTGCCAGGTAATCATGACGTTAATCGTAAGGCTGTAGAAGAAGGACAGGATCCATTGGCTTATTATGTCACGGAGGTAAATAACCATTTTTGCCGAACGAAGATTGAGCGCGAACTTACTACCAAGTTTGGACTAAAGAACTTTCGCAAAGAAAGAGGCCAGAAATGGATACACACGGTAAAACCGAGAAGAGACTTAAATTTAGATTCAGACTTGGCATTCATAACATTTTATTCGCCGATAACTGATAAGAAACTACTGAAAAATCCATATACTGGTTCTTTATTGGATGGCGAAGACTGCTGGCTTTACGACCGTGGACTCATAGACAATGGCCAATGGAAGGATGTCAAAAGAGAGATCAAGAAACTCGGAAATAATAAAAATCTACTTAAAATTGCTATTTGTCATCATAATCCTTTGCCACTACGCAGGTATTATAAGAAGCCAAGAACTGCCAATGAATATACAGAAATAGATGCTTTCTCTAATCCTGAAGTAAATTTACTTGCCAATGGTCCGGAGCTTCTCACTCTTTTGACCGAGCAAGGTGTTAACTTGCTGCTTCATGGTCATCGACATCAAGACGCAATTGCCGAGTCCTTTCCTAAGAAAAAACTCGTTATAATAGGGGCACCCAGCGCAGGCCTATCGGATGAAGGATTAATGGAAAAGCTTGGTAAAAATAATACTGAGCTTACACCCCCAAAATGGCAGGGCTTTAACGTGCTTGATATTTACAAAAACGAGCTAGGATTTTCGATCAACGTGAATACATTTAGCTTCGATGGGAATGAAAAAAAGTATATATTAGCCGAAGGGAAAGATTCTAATGAAACCAAATTAATACCACTCTACTCAGAACCGATCTTTCCATTTGAGCCATTAAGTGAATCTGAAGGCGTAAAAAGTGCGATAGAACATTTGACCCAATCAAAACACGGTACAACCAGTCTGCATTACACTTATGAGGCCGTTTGGGACGACAAACCAGTATCTAGAAAAAGCGACCAATTGAAAATTACGCTATCTTCTAAAAATACTCCCTTGTATCATCTTTTGAAAGGGATAAAAAACAACGGGGAAATCGCAACACATTTCACTAAGTACTTGGCAGGCAAGAATGGCTTCACTCAAGACCGCATTGAGGAACTTAGATACCAAGTTACTGAATCAATAGTGCGTGGATTTATTGTGCCGGCTCTAAAGAGCGATATTCAGGATGAAAATAATAAGGGATCTATTACATGGAATCACTTGACAGCCAATCCTGAGGCTCCTGAAAAGAATCTTTTCTACAAGGCCTTAATTGAAATTGGCAAAAAGGGTGATCGCAATGCTATCTACGCCTTAGAGTTGATGAAATTATTAGACAATAAGAATTATATTTTAAGACGATGTGTATATTTCTGGCCAATTTCAGAAGACAGGCGAAAGGGAGGTGTAACGTTAGATAACCTTCGCCAGTTCACCGCAAAGAAATTTCTGTGGCTTCTTAATACACTTCTCGCATACCGAGGCCTTGAAAATGCTCATATTGCATGGTTGCCCTTAGCCTTCGAAGGCTGTGACGGTCAGACGATTTTGTGTATGGAACCGCCCGATATGCGGCAGAAAACTACCCCCAGTGTATTACTTGGTTTTGGAGAAGATCTTGATGCGAAAAGAGAAGATCGTATTTCTGTCTATAAAGTTACTGCTGTACCTGGCAATAACGCTGTTGGCAACAAACTGGGAGAAAATCTTCGTGGTATGCTCACCCATATTGTGCATCCTCTTGCACGACGTCTAATGGAGGCATTCCCACTGATGAGAGAGGGCAAAATTTGTTGTCGTAATGTTCAGAATTTGATCCTTGTTTTTGGGTTGACCGATGACCTTAAGGGAGCTTTAAAAACTTTTAAGAGAGAAATAGAGACCTATGATTCCAGATTCAAAAGTAATGAGGAAGACGAAGAGGGAACTCTCGCTTTCAATAGCGAAGGGCGCAATAATTGGGCCATTCGACTCAAAGAACTCTATGAATGGAAATACTGGAATATCGAGAAGACTACAAATGACAGTGTTCTGCAAAAAGGACGCCCACCATGGAATGAGCATGATTATAAGTGGTTAAAAGAACGATTAGAAAACAGTGGTTATTAA
- a CDS encoding ABC transporter permease yields the protein MDKIQSQYFGIRSWRWLIGPAVLVFIWWLITAVGLVKPIFLPPPAHVVNALWHMMTISGRGIRSDVVATLSRVLVGLAVGIGIGLPIGLFLGYFSWLHDIWELPLDFFRSTPVTALFPFFLLIFGIGDTGKIAIASWAVALIIVINTIYGVRSCSSVRSRYLKSIGANSYQTIVWQLIPEALPHIIGGVRIAISQAFIVVVVTEMFYGSDKGLGYQLYSAALMYRSDEVIALILISGILGYIINKIAEKAGKKIVFWL from the coding sequence ATGGATAAGATTCAGTCGCAATATTTCGGAATCAGGAGTTGGAGATGGCTCATCGGCCCAGCTGTTCTTGTATTTATATGGTGGTTAATCACGGCGGTTGGATTAGTTAAACCGATTTTTCTCCCTCCGCCAGCGCATGTTGTAAATGCGCTGTGGCATATGATGACTATTTCGGGTAGAGGGATAAGAAGCGATGTGGTGGCTACACTTAGCCGAGTACTTGTTGGGTTGGCAGTAGGCATCGGGATTGGCCTTCCCATAGGATTATTCTTGGGATACTTCAGTTGGCTGCACGATATTTGGGAATTACCGCTTGATTTTTTCCGGTCTACTCCCGTGACCGCACTTTTCCCATTTTTTCTATTGATCTTTGGAATCGGTGACACAGGTAAGATTGCGATAGCTTCCTGGGCGGTTGCGCTGATTATTGTTATCAACACCATCTATGGTGTGAGGTCATGTAGCAGCGTTCGGTCACGGTATCTAAAAAGCATCGGTGCCAACTCATATCAGACGATTGTCTGGCAACTTATCCCGGAGGCCCTGCCTCACATAATCGGCGGGGTCCGGATTGCAATATCGCAGGCATTCATAGTAGTTGTTGTTACGGAAATGTTTTACGGGAGTGACAAAGGGTTAGGCTATCAGCTCTATTCAGCCGCTCTTATGTACCGAAGCGATGAAGTCATTGCATTAATTCTGATTTCGGGAATACTCGGCTATATAATCAATAAAATAGCTGAGAAGGCAGGTAAGAAAATTGTTTTCTGGCTGTAG
- a CDS encoding radical SAM protein has protein sequence MDGLDIQKPIAPSPEVLLRIGLGLTRACNLSCLYCVTDAGIAGSEMTMHEYADLLQQARALGVRTVALVGEGEPLLFTALTELLDILQNFNMKPILFTNGLMLNVDLAHRLWDAGASVILKMNSLDPRIHDDLVGCVGAHHGAMRALDILLAAGFSDCEPTRLGIQTVIVPSNLKNIEDLWRFCRQGNYYPYFETLRRCGRAASRPSLVVPKTGLAKLFLRLQSIDLEVFGLTWDAHPPHVAHTCQQHFYSCYVRADGSVTPCSGLSIVQGNVCGSSLRHILNQPLFQRLRKMHENIQGACAMCRFGKGCYGCRANAWASSGDVFGNDPDCWVNQ, from the coding sequence TTGGATGGACTCGACATTCAAAAGCCGATAGCTCCTAGTCCAGAGGTGTTATTACGAATTGGCCTCGGACTAACAAGGGCGTGCAATCTTTCGTGTCTTTACTGCGTGACCGATGCAGGGATTGCGGGTTCAGAGATGACGATGCATGAATATGCTGACCTGCTGCAACAGGCGAGGGCACTGGGTGTAAGAACTGTAGCGCTTGTCGGTGAAGGTGAACCTCTGCTTTTTACGGCCCTCACTGAGTTATTGGATATCCTCCAGAACTTCAATATGAAGCCAATCCTATTTACGAATGGGCTCATGCTGAATGTGGACCTTGCGCATAGATTATGGGATGCAGGCGCCAGCGTGATCCTGAAAATGAATAGTCTTGATCCGCGTATTCACGATGACCTCGTGGGCTGCGTCGGTGCGCACCATGGTGCCATGCGCGCTCTTGATATTTTGTTAGCAGCAGGGTTTTCAGATTGTGAACCTACGCGACTTGGCATCCAGACAGTAATCGTCCCAAGCAATCTGAAAAATATTGAGGACCTATGGAGATTCTGTCGGCAAGGGAACTATTATCCCTATTTTGAGACACTCAGACGTTGCGGTCGAGCCGCGTCACGGCCCAGCTTGGTTGTTCCTAAAACAGGATTAGCGAAGTTGTTTTTGCGGTTACAGTCGATTGACCTGGAAGTTTTCGGTCTGACGTGGGATGCTCATCCGCCACACGTTGCACATACATGTCAGCAGCATTTCTATTCTTGCTATGTTCGAGCTGATGGCAGTGTAACCCCGTGCTCAGGCCTTTCTATTGTCCAAGGCAATGTCTGCGGTAGCTCACTTAGACACATTCTCAACCAACCTCTTTTTCAGCGCCTTCGCAAAATGCACGAGAACATTCAAGGAGCTTGTGCTATGTGTAGATTTGGGAAGGGATGTTACGGCTGCCGTGCAAATGCATGGGCAAGCAGCGGAGACGTCTTTGGGAATGATCCGGATTGTTGGGTGAATCAATGA